The sequence below is a genomic window from Macrotis lagotis isolate mMagLag1 chromosome 7, bilby.v1.9.chrom.fasta, whole genome shotgun sequence.
GGTGGCTGGCAGACAACTGACCTCTCTACTTCCTGTTTCTCACTCAAGCTAGAATCTTACCTCCAGTGGGCAAGGGCTGGAGGTGGGGCTGAGGAGTGGGAGACAGGTGATGACAAGGGTGAATGCCAGCTTTGTCAATGCCTTATTCCAAGGAGGCCCCAGACATGGGGAATAAAGCATCCTCTGATAGCTGGCCTCTTCGCCTGTCAGGCAAACCCTAGCCATCCAAGTTAGAAACTACCACAAAGTTGTAACGATATTCTTAttatcatttagaaaaaaaaagcaggccCTAAGCAAAATTTTGGCTGAGGCACTAGGCCTCAGGTGGAGTTTGTAGTAGAGCAGTCATTGGTAAAGCAAGTACCGTTTCATGGCAGGAGGCAAGGGTAGGGCGGAGACCTCACCCAGCCGAGCTTCCCCCAAAATGTCTCGGATACACAGGCGGCTCAGGTGGAGAAGGGAGTGGGGTTCCgctgtgggagagaagaggaagatgatTACTAACGGGCAGCCAACTGGAGATCACTGCTGTGCTTGGCTCTTGGTTTCTTTTGCCCAATTTTGTCCTAGGTGATCCGGTCATAGGGGGTCAGTAGGAGGCTGGTGTATTTGGGGGATAGCAAGTATGATGCCACCTCCGAGTCATTTGGGGCTGGGGGAGTTGAGGGACCATTTTGACTACCCGCTTGTgctttttttcagaaagaaactAGAGGCCTCCTCTGGCTCCCCCCTCAATTCAGAGCTCTGTTGCCAGGGTGGCCTAGTCCGATCCTTAAGCCCGGGCCCTTGGAAACCACCCTATCAACTAAATGCCCCCCCATCCACACATGTCCTGAACCTGCCGTATTTTTCTGCGGCCCCGTGGCACTCAGGTGCCCTCCCCCTGACACTGCCTCTTGTGGCTTTTAGTCCACCCCGCCAGGCTGTGACCAGACTAGCCCGGGCCCAATACACGAGCACCTCGACCGACCGCTGCTCGTCTCCGGTCTGTCCTCCGAGCCGCCCGGCCCCCAGTCTCACCTCTCCTCTCCCCCAGGTAGCGGATTCGGACCTGGCACTGCCCCCAGACGGCGCTGACGGCGGGGTAGAGGGTCTTTCCCTTGAGGCCCCGGAAGGCGGGCCCCAGGTAGGTGCCTCCCACGGCGTAGCCCAGGGTCCCCTCCTCCATGTCCAGCACCACCAGCAGCCGCTCGGGCACCTGCAGCCGCTCGTGGCCCGGGCCCGCGGGGTAGCGGGGGGCCCCGCCGCCCTTGCTGCGGTGGTGCAGGCGGCCGCGGCCGATGTCCCAGCCCCACGACTCCCCGTCGCTGCCCAGCAGGGCCGCGTAGCGGTCGGCCTGCAGCGGGGCCCGGGCCGTGGCCACCCCCACCAGGGCGTGCGTGCCCCGCTGCTCGGGGGGCCAGCCGATCTCCCAGGTGTGCAGGCCGCGGGAGTAGCCCCTCTTGCCCCGCACGCCGTCGGTGCTCTGGGCCACGGGCCTGCGCTCGAAGCTCAGCCCGCCCTCCCTGACCTCGATGTTGCGGGAGCAGTCGGCGGGGTTCCAGCCGTGCAGCCGCTGCAGGCCGGGGTCGGCGGGGGCGGCCGACAGCAGCTCCTCCAGGCCCTCGGGGCGGGGCGCgtcggggccggggccgccgccCCCCGCCAGCGCAGTCTGACCCATGGCCGCCTCCGGAGAGGGCAGCGGCTCACCGGCGCCCCCGGGGCCGCCTCGGCGGgaggggcccggcccggccgggcGCGGGCGCTTCCGGGGGCGGCGGCTgcgcggccccgccccggcccacGAGGGGCAGCGGATTCCGGCTCATGGAGGGCGCCCGGGGCGGCGGCGGGGTCGGGGCTCCGCTGCGGCACTAGCCTGGCCTTAGGGCCTCCGGGCTCGGAGCTGCCCCTGCCCGGGCGGGCGCGTGAGCGGAGGGAAGCCGAGCGCGGCCTCCCAGCCCGCGGCGCCCCGCCGCCCGGCAACGACCGCCCACATTGGGCTGACGAGGCTCCGCCCCCCCCAGCGGCGCGGAGGCCGGCTTCGTGTGCGCGC
It includes:
- the SPSB2 gene encoding SPRY domain-containing SOCS box protein 2, with product MGQTALAGGGGPGPDAPRPEGLEELLSAAPADPGLQRLHGWNPADCSRNIEVREGGLSFERRPVAQSTDGVRGKRGYSRGLHTWEIGWPPEQRGTHALVGVATARAPLQADRYAALLGSDGESWGWDIGRGRLHHRSKGGGAPRYPAGPGHERLQVPERLLVVLDMEEGTLGYAVGGTYLGPAFRGLKGKTLYPAVSAVWGQCQVRIRYLGERRAEPHSLLHLSRLCIRDILGEARLGEVSALPLPPAMKRYLLYQ